In the Rutidosis leptorrhynchoides isolate AG116_Rl617_1_P2 unplaced genomic scaffold, CSIRO_AGI_Rlap_v1 contig20, whole genome shotgun sequence genome, one interval contains:
- the LOC139881807 gene encoding secreted RxLR effector protein 161-like → MKNIPYASAVGSLMYAQVCTRPDIAFVVNTLGRYLLNPGQEHWVAAKKVMRHLQRTKYFMLVYSRVEDLKVIGYSDADFASCSDDRKSTSGYIFMMAGGAISWKSTKQTLITNSTMYAELVACYGASIQAVWLRNLISELRVVDSIVRPMVIYCDNTAAVIYSKHDKISNASKYTEIKYYIVKDLVKNGDIVIKNIRIESMLADPLTKGLQPILFKERVKNMGVLDSFDFFY, encoded by the coding sequence ATGAAAAATATTCCTTATGCTAGTGCAGTTGGCAGTCTTATGTATGCACAagtatgtactagacctgatattGCTTTTGTTGTGAATACTCTTGGAAGATATCTGTTGAATCCAGGTCAGGAACATTGGGTTGCAGCTAAAAAAGTGATGAGACATCTACAACGAACAAAATACTTTATGCTCGTGTATAGCAGAGTAGAGGACCTAAAGGTGATTggatattcagatgctgattttgctaGTTGTTCAGATGATAGAAAATCAACTTCTGGATATATTTTTATGATGGCTGGAGGTGCTATTTCTTGGAAGAGCACAAAGCAAACCTTGATTACAAACTCTACAATGTATGCTGAGCTTGTAGCGTGCTACGGTGCGTCAATTCAAGCAGTTTGGCTTAGAAATTTGATCTCAGAATTGCGAGTCGTGGACTCTATTGTTAGACCTATGgtgatctactgtgacaacactgcAGCTGTGATTTATTCCAAGCATGACAAGATTAGTAATGCGTCCAAATACACGGAAATCAAATATTATATTGTTAAGGACTTAGTAAAAAATGGAGACATTGTAATTAAAAATATCAGAATTGAGTCCATGCTGGCTGATCCTCTAACAAAAGGCTTACAACCCATTTTGTTTAAAGAACGTGTAAAGAATATGGGTGTTTTAGATTCTTTTGATTTCTTTTATTAG
- the LOC139881810 gene encoding zinc finger protein CONSTANS-LIKE 2 — translation MLKEDTSGSGGSSGGGSGSGGNSWARVCDTCRSAACTVYCRADLAYLCSSCDARIHAANRVASRHERVWVCEACERAPAAFLCKADAASLCTACDADIHSANPLARRHHRVPILPISGCLHGPLAGNVGGPVMGHAADTEEGFLAPEDEEAIDEEDDDEAASWLLINPVKSNNSHTNGFIFGGEVEDYLDLVEYNSGAENQYVDQYNQHQQQQQQQQHYGVSRKNYGGDSVVPIQHSDCQQHNFQLNLDYEPSKAANSYTRSLSHTVSISSMDVGIVPESTPTDISMSHPRPPKGTIDLFSGPPIQMPSQLSPMDREARVLRYREKKKTRKFEKTIRYASRKAYAETRPRIKGRFAKRTDVDIEVDQMFSATLMTENAYGIVPSF, via the exons ATGTTGAAGGAAGACACGAGTGGCAGCGGCGGCAGCAGCGGCGGCGGCAGCGGCAGCGGTGGTAATAGCTGGGCACGTGTGTGTGACACTTGCCGCTCGGCAGCATGCACCGTGTACTGCCGTGCCGACTTGGCTTACCTATGCTCCAGCTGTGACGCTCGTATTCACGCAGCCAACCGTGTGGCCTCGCGCCATGAGCGCGTGTGGGTGTGCGAAGCGTGCGAGCGCGCCCCGGCTGCCTTCCTCTGCAAGGCTGATGCAGCATCACTGTGCACCGCCTGCGATGCAGACATACACTCAGCCAACCCGCTTGCGCGCCGCCATCATCGGGTCCCCATCTTGCCAATCTCCGGGTGCCTTCATGGCCCCCTTGCCGGCAACGTTGGTGGGCCTGTGATGGGCCACGCAGCGGATACTGAGGAAGGCTTTTTAGCCCCGGAGGACGAAGAAGCCATTGATGAGGAGGACGACGATGAAGCAGCTTCATGGTTGCTGATAAATCCGGTCAAGAGCAACAACAGCCATACAAATGGATTCATCTTTGGTGGTGAGGTTGAGGACTACCTGGACCTTGTGGAGTACAATTCTGGCGCCGAGAATCAATACGTTGATCAGTATAACCaacatcagcagcagcagcagcagcagcaacattaTGGTGTTTCTAGGAAGAATTATGGAGGTGATAGTGTTGTGCCCATTCAGCATAGTGACTGTCAACAACACAATTTTCAGTTGAATTTGGACTATGAACCCTCCAAAGCTGCCAACAGCTACACCAGATCGCTTAGCCACACT GTTTCTATTTCATCCATGGATGTGGGCATCGTACCAGAATCAACTCCAACTGACATCTCAATGTCCCATCCAAGGCCTCCAAAAGGAACAATTGACCTTTTCTCGGGACCTCCTATTCAGATGCCATCCCAACTTTCACCAATGGACAGGGAAGCTAGGGTCTTGAGGTACAGAGAAAAGAAGAAGACGAGGAAATTTGAGAAGACAATTAGGTATGCCTCAAGGAAGGCATATGCAGAAACCAGGCCTCGGATCAAGGGACGTTTTGCCAAGAGAACAGACGTTGATATCGAAGTCGACCAGATGTTCTCAGCAACACTAATGACAGAAAATGCATATGGCATCGTCCCATCATTCTAG
- the LOC139881812 gene encoding 6-phosphogluconate dehydrogenase, decarboxylating 2 produces MAAPSQPTRIGLAGLAVMGQNLALNIAEKGFPISVYNRTTSKVDETVERAKVEGNLPVYGFHDPKSFVNSVQKPRVIIMLVKAGAPVDQTIKTLSAYMEKGDCIIDGGNEWYENTERREKAMAELGLLYLGMGVSGGEEGARNGPSLMPGGSFDAYKYIEDILVKVAAQVDSGPCVTYIGKGGSGNFVKMVHNGIEYGDMQLISEAYDVLRSVGKLSNEELKDVFSEWNKGELLSFLIEITADIFGIKDDKGEGYLVDKVLDKTGMKGTGKWTVQQAADLSVAAPTIASSLDSRFLSGLKEERVKAAEVFKSGGFGDILADQEVDKKKLIDDVRRALYASKICSYAQGMNLIRAKSVEKGWDLTLGELARIWKGGCIIRAIFLDRIKQAYDRNADLANLLVDPEFAKEIIDRQAAWRRVVCLAINSGISVPGMSSSLAYFDTYRRSRVPANLVQAQRDYFGAHTYERVDMEGSFHTEWFKIAKQSKI; encoded by the coding sequence ATGGCCGCCCCTTCGCAACCCACCAGAATTGGCCTCGCTGGCCTTGCTGTTATGGGCCAAAACCTAGCTCTCAATATTGCTGAGAAAGGCTTTCCCATCTCTGTCTACAATCGCACAACCTCAAAGGTTGATGAGACAGTTGAGAGAGCTAAGGTGGAAGGAAACCTCCCCGTATATGGCTTCCATGATCCCAAATCTTTTGTTAACTCAGTTCAAAAACCTCGAGTCATCATTATGCTTGTTAAGGCTGGGGCACCTGTAGATCAAACCATTAAGACACTTTCTGCATACATGGAGAAGGGTGATTGCATAATTGATGGTGGCAATGAGTGGTATGAGAATACTGAGAGGAGAGAGAAGGCTATGGCAGAGTTGGGTTTGCTCTACCTTGGGATGGGAGTTTCTGGTGGTGAAGAGGGTGCCAGAAATGGACCCTCTCTGATGCCCGGAGGATCTTTTGACGCCTACAAGTACATTGAAGATATTCTCGTCAAGGTGGCAGCTCAAGTAGACAGTGGACCATGTGTGACATATATCGGAAAAGGTGGATCTGGTAATTTCGTCAAGATGGTTCATAATGGTATCGAGTATGGTGATATGCAGCTCATCTCGGAGGCATATGATGTGCTGAGATCTGTCGGGAAGTTATCAAACGAGGAGCTGAAAGATGTCTTCTCAGAATGGAACAAGGGGGAGCTTCTGAGCTTTTTGATTGAAATCACTGCTGATATATTTGGAATTAAGGATGATAAGGGTGAGGGATATTTGGTTGATAAGGTTTTGGACAAGACTGGCATGAAGGGAACAGGTAAATGGACAGTTCAACAAGCTGCTGATTTGTCAGTCGCAGCTCCCACAATTGCGTCTTCATTAGATTCACGGTTCCTCAGTGGGTTAAAGGAGGAAAGGGTCAAAGCTGCTGAAGTATTCAAATCGGGTGGTTTTGGTGATATTCTGGCAGATCAAGAAGTTGATAAGAAGAAACTGATTGACGATGTGAGGCGGGCTCTCTATGCATCGAAGATTTGCAGTTATGCCCAGGGAATGAATTTGATACGCGCCAAGAGTGTCGAGAAGGGATGGGACCTGACTTTGGGTGAGCTGGCTAGGATTTGGAAGGGGGGATGCATTATTCGAGCCATTTTCCTGGACAGGATTAAGCAAGCCTACGACAGGAACGCAGATCTTGCAAATCTTCTTGTCGATCCAGAGTTCGCTAAGGAGATCATCGATCGGCAAGCTGCTTGGCGCAGAGTGGTCTGCCTCGCTATCAACTCAGGCATCAGCGTCCCCGGCATGTCCTCCAGTCTTGCTTACTTCGATACTTACAGGAGGTCAAGAGTGCCGGCCAATCTCGTCCAGGCTCAACGTGATTATTTCGGTGCTCACACATATGAAAGGGTCGACATGGAGGGATCTTTCCATACAGAATGGTTCAAAATTGCCAAGCAATCAAAGATATAA